ACTATCAGGAACTGATGCAGGGCATGCGCAACGCCATCGAGCAAGGCAGCCTCACGGAATTCACCGCCGAGTTTGAACGGCAACAGCAGCTGGGCGACATCCCGGCTTGAAGGAATCGGATCATGGCCAGGAAGCCAGCCTATAGCGACCTCACCCAACTCGGCGCCAAGGTCGAGACCGCGGCCTCGCCGGAAGCGGCGATCCTGGAACGCGTGCCAAATCCACATCCCGGCACGCTCTATGTGGCCCGCTACACGGCGCCGGAATTCACCTGCCTCTGCCCCGTGACCGGCCAGCCGGACTTCGCGCATCTCGTCATCGACTATGTGCCGGATAAATGGCTGGTCGAATCGAAATCGCTGAAGCTCTATCTGACCTCCTTCCGCAACCATGGCGGCTTCCACGAAGGCACCACCATCGACATTGCCAAGCGCTTCATTGCGGTGGCCAAGCCCAAATGGCTGCGCATCGGCGGCTATTGGTATCCGCGCGGCGGCATCCCGATCGACGTCTTCTTCGAACATGGCAAGCGGCCCAAGGATCTGTTCCTGCCCGACCAGGCCGTCGCCCCCTATCGCGGCCGCGGTTGACAGGGCGATGAGTCCCACGGCGGAGGTGATCAAATCCGCCATCCGCCAGAAAGCCCTGGCGGTGGGCTTCGACGCGATCGGCTTTGCGCCGGCCGCCCTCTCTGCCGAAACACGCGCGCATCTTGCCGACTTTCTGCGCCAGGGCCGCCATGGTGACATGGGCTGGATGGTCGAGAAGGCGGACCGTCGCGGTGATCCGCAAACGCTGTGGCCGGATGCCCGGAGCGTCATCGTGCTTGGCCAGAATTACGGCCCCGACCTCGACCCCCTCGCCATCCTCGACCAGCCGGATCGCGGCGGCATCTCGGTCTATGCGCGCCACCGCGACTATCATGATGTGGTGAAGAAGCGCTTGAAGGAACTCGGCCGCTGGATCGCCGACACATACAAGATCGAGATCAAGGTCTTCGTCGACACCGCCCCCGTGATGGAAAAGCCGCTTGCCGCACAGGCTGGAATCGGCTGGCAGGGCAAGCACACCAATCTCGTCTCGCGCGAGCTTGGTTCCTGGCTGTTTCTGGGGGAAATCTTCCTGGCGTTCGACCTGCCGCCGGATGCGCCGGAGGAAGATCATTGCGGCCAGTGCCGGCGCTGTCTCGACGTCTGCCCGACCAACGCCTTCCCGGCGCCCTACCAGCTGGATGCGCGGCGCTGCATCTCCTACCTCACCATCGAACATGCGGGGCCGATCCCGCGCGATCTCAGGCCGCTCATGGGCAACCGCATCTATGGTTGCGACGATTGCCTCAGCGTTTGCCCGTGGAACAAGTTCGCGCAGGCGACGCCGCACGCGCCCCTGGTCGCGCGCGACGATCTCACCGCGCCGTGCCTGGCCGATCTTGCCCGCCTCGACGATGCCGCCTTCCGCGCGCTCTTTTCCGGCTCGCCGGTGAAGCGCATCGGCCGCGACCGCTTCGTCCGCAATGTCCTCATCGCCATCGGCAATAGCGGTCGCAGGGAACTTTTGCCGGTGGTCGGGGGTTTACTGTCCGACCCCGCCCCGCTCGTGCGGGGGGCGGCCGTCTGGGCACTTTCGCGTCTCGACGCCGATCTGTGGAAGGCGCGCGGGGCAGGGGCGCGGCGCGATGAAGAAGATTCCGGTGTGCGCGCGGAATGGGCTCCGCCGGAGCCTGTTTGACAGATTTATAGGACTTCCAGTTTCCCTCTGATCCCTTTGTTGCGGCGCGAACATTCGATATCAGCCTTGCTGATAAAGCAGAGCTGGAATTGCTCTGGGTAATTGACGCCGCAAAGATTCCTTACCTATTCTTAACCAAGATGACAGTGTCGGGACCGGGATGGGCTGCCGACATGGAAAGGGAGGTGGGCGATGTTTGCCAGTCTCTTGCGCGCCGGGATCAAGACCGGCCATATCGCGCTCATTGATCATCGGGGCCGCCGCCAGGATTTCGGCAGCGGGGTCCCTTCCGTCACCTTGCGCCTCCATGACTCGGCGCTGAAATGGCAGCTTGGCCTCAATCCGTGGCTGAAGGTCGGCGAAGCCTATATGGACGGCACGCTCACCGTCGAGCAGGGCACGCTCTACGACTTCATCGACATCGCGATGAAGAACACCAGACTCATTGCTCGGCGCCAAGACGCAGAAACTGTTCGACGTGTTGAATTATGCGCTGCGCTGGCTGCATCAGCATAATCCGATCGGCACGGCGCAACAGCATGTGGCGCATCACTACGATCTCAGCCGCAAGCTGTTCGAACAGTTCCTCGACGAGAGCATGCAGTATTCCTGCGCCTATTTCCTCCATCCGGAGGCGACGCTCGCCGAGGCCCAGCAGGCCAAGATGCGCCACATCGCCTCGAAGCTGCTGCTGCAGCCGGGCCAGCGCCTGCTCGATATCGGCTGCGGCTGGGGTGGCCTTGGCATCTATCTCGCCAAGACGGCCGGCGTGAAGGTCACCGGTGTGACGCTTTCCAAGGAGCAGCACGAAATTGCCGTGGCGCGGGTGAAAGCCGCCGGGCTCGAAGGTGAGGTCGAGTTCAAGTTGCAGGACTACCGGCTGGAACCAGGCCGCTTCGACCGTATCGTCTCGGTCGGCATGTTCGAGCATGTCGGCCTGAAGCATTTCCCGGAATTCTTTGCCAAGGTCGAGGAATTGCTGGTGCCGGGTGGCGTTGCCTTGCTGCACGCGATCGGCCGGCGTGACGGTCCTGGCCACACCAATCCGTGGCTGCGCAAATACATCTTCCCCGGCGGCTATTCGCCGGCCTTGTCCGAAGTGCTGCCGGTGGTCGAGAAGACCGGATTGTGGGTCACCGATATCGAGATCCTGCGCCTCCATTACGCCGAGACGATCCGCCATTGGCGCGCCAATTTCGCCCACAACCGCGATGCTATCTCAAAGCTCTATGACGAGCGCTTCTGCCGCATGTGGGAGTTTTATCTGGTCGGCAGCGAGTTATCCTTCCGCCACGACATCAACATGGTGTTCCAGATGCAGCTTGCCCGCGGCATCAACGCGGTACCGATGACCCGCGACTACATGTTCGACTGGGAACGCGCGGAAGCCGCCCGGCCCAAGGCGCAGATCATCTGGGATAACGGCCAGGCGGCGGAATAGGGACCGCCGGGCAGGCGCATTGCTGCGTCGGGACTTCAGCCCGGGCCGTGCTGGCCCGGCCGCAGCACGCAATCCTCGGGCAGGTCGATGGTGATGGTCGTGCCCAGGCCAAGCTCGCTCGTGACCTCGAGCGCGCCATTATGGCCTTTCACCAACTGCCGGCTGATATAGAGACCAAGTCCGGTGCCGCCATATTTCCGGCTATAGGCAGCCTCGCCCGACCGGAAGGGCTGACCCAGATCGGTGAGGATCTCCGGCGGTATGCCGGGGCCGGTATCGATCACGCGCAGGCGCAGGCCTGGGGGCACGCAATCCACGCTGATGGTGATGGTGCCGCTCTGGGGCGTGAACTTCGCCGCATTGCCGACGATGTTGAGGATGACCTGCCGGAACGAGCGGATGTCGACCAGCAGGTCGGCGCAGTTCCCGGGCAGCTTGATGCTGATCGGCGGTGCCTCGGGAAAGGCGTGGCGCACCAGATCGACCTGCTCGGCGAGATTTTCGCCCAGATTGAAGCGCTGGCGGTTGAGCTTCGCCGTGCCGGATTCGATGCGCCCGACATCCAGGAGATCGTTGATGAGGTCGAGCAGCTGCCGGCCGCTGCGGTGAATGTCATGGGCATATTCAAGAGTCTTCTCAGGCCCCACCAATTGCCGCTCGATGGCTTCCGAAAACCCCAGGATGGCGTTCAAGGGCGTGCGCAGCTCGTGGCTCATATTGGCCAGGAACTCCGATTTTGCGCGGCTCGCCGCTTCGGCCTTTTCCTTCTCCGCGATGAGCGCCTCGTCGAGCTGCTTCCTCTGGATGGCGACCGCCGCGGAGGCCGCGAGGCGCCAGGCAACGTCGAGTTCGCGCTGGTTCGGCCGATAGGGTGTGCGGTGATACGTGGCAAAGGTGCCGAGCACGGTGCCGCCCTTCGACTTCAGCGGGATCGACCAGCAGGCGCGCAGGCCATGGGCCGCCGCCAGGGCCTTGTAGTCAGCCCAGAGCGGGTCGGTCTCGATATCCTCGACGATCACCATCTCATTGCGATAGGCCGCGGTGCCGCAGGAACCGACCGCCGGGCCGATGGGCGCACCGTCGATGGCGGCGGAATAGGCTTTCGGCAGCGAAGGGGCGGCCCCATGCAGCAGATGCTTGCCGTCTGGCGACAGCAGCAGGACCGAGCACAAGGCGCCTGAGAGCACGCTTTCCAGTGTGCGGCAGGCAAGCTCAAGGATATCGCCCAAAGGACGACTTTCGACGATCGCGCGCAGGATCTGCTGCTCGGCATCCTTGAGCGCATCTTCCTGTCTGCGCTGCGCCATCAGCTCAATCAGCTCGGTGCTCGACGCCATGTCCCTGCCGCCCCAATTGCGTCCACTTCCAGCACGCTCGATAAGAAAAGGCGCGCTGCCTGGACGGTTTTTGCTTTTTGATAGCATCGAGGCGACGGGATGGGTGATCACCCGTCCCGGCGCCGTCCTGCCATTCTCTGGTTTCCGTCCTGACTAAAGCATGTGGCTGCGATCAACAAGTGCGGTTCATGGTGAATAAATCGTAAATTACGCGTGAAACGCGTTAACAATTATGACCCGCGCCTGTGATCCACGCCGACGACCCGTGCCTGGCGCGGACTCAGATCGGCAGCAGGACCCGCGCGGTCAGCCCGACCACTTTGCCGTCGCTGTTTGTACGGTTGTACAATTCCACGTCGCCGCCTTGCGCCAGGATCGCATTGCGGGCGATGGCGAGGCCCAGCCCGCTGCCACCGGACATCCGGTTGCGTGATGGCTCAAGGCGGTAGAAGGGCCGGAATACCCGCTCCATCTCGTCCTGCGGAATGCCGGGGCCGCGATCGTCGATGCGGATCTCGAAGCGCGGCGCGCCCCTTTCATCCTGGCCACGTGAAAGGGTCACCACCGCCTCGCCGCCATAATTGACGGCATTGTCGATGAGGTTGGCGATGGCGCGCTTCAGCGCCAGGGGCTGTACTGCGATCTCCCACGGCCCCTGGCCGGCGATGCCAAGGCGCATGGCCGGCTGATGCTCGCCGGCCTCCTTCACCAGGGCGCGCAGATCAATCTGCTGCCGGGGCTCCGGATTGCCCTCCTCGCGGGCGAAAGCGAGGGTGGAACCGATCATCGCCTCCATCTCGTCGAGATCCTTGATCAGCTTCTGCCGGGTCTCGACATCCTCCATCAGCTCGGCGCGCAGGCGCAGGCGCGTGATGGGCGTTTTGAGATCATGCGAGATGGCGGCGATCATCTGCAGCCGGTCTTCGATCAGGCGGCCGATGCGCGCCTGCATCCGGTTGAAGGCGCTGGCGGCGCGCCGCACCTCACCGACGCCGGTCTCGGGCAAGGGCTGCGCCGTGCCGGAACGACCCAGCGCCTCGGCGGCCCGCGTCAACCGTTCCAGCGGGCGCATCAGGCGCAGCAGCGCATAAAGACAGAGGCCCAGCACTGCGACGACCGATCCCAATGTGAGGCCGAGAAGTTGCGGCGAGGCCCAGGGCAGGCTCGCCACCATGCGGAACTCGAAATTGAGCCAGGTGCCGTCGACAAGGCCGATAGCAACGCGCACCGGTACCAGATCCGCCGCCCGTTCCTTGCCGCTGGGTTCGGCACTCCCCACCCTGATCTCCCGCCAGGCGGCACCTTGCAGGCGTTCGGCGAGGGCCGCTGCCAGCGGTGCCAGTTCGCGCGCGGTGGCGGCATCGGCGACCAGCGGCCGGTCGGAAACGCCGGCATTGAGCGAGGGGCCGCTCATGGCATCCGCCACCCCCCGGCGCAGCACCGGGGCGGTATGATCGAGGAATACGGCAAGGGCCGCGATCCGTTCCGCCGCGCGCTGGTCCTCGAGATGCAGCAGCACCTCGTTGCGGTTGAGGTTGTGGAGCAGGACGGTGACGGCCTGGCTCGCCAGGACACCCGTGACCAGGATCAGCAGCAGCCAGGCAAGAATGCTGTCGGGGAAGAAGCGGCGCTTCATGCGGACTCGGTTTCCCGCGTCACCTTGGCTGCGAACATGTAGCCGCCGCCGCGCACGGTGGTGATGAATTTGGGCTGCGCCGGATCAGGCTCGATCTTGCTCCGCAGGCGCCCGATCTGCACGTCGATGCTGCGGTCGAAGGGCTGCGCCATGCGCCCCTTGGTCAGATCGAGCAACTGGTCGCGGGAGAGCACGCGCTGCGGCCGTTCCGCCAGCGCCACCAGCAAGTCGAACTCCCCGGTCGACAACTCCACCTCGCCCAGCGGTCCCTGAACGCGCCGGCTGGAGAGATCGATGCGGTAGGCGTCGAACGCCAGTACCTGGCTCGCTGCCTCGGCGGCGCCCGCCTCCAGCCCGCCCCGGCGCAGCACGGCGCGGATGCGCGCCAGCAATTCGCGCGGGCTGAAAGGCTTCGCCAGATAATCGTCGGCCCCCATCTCCAGGCCGATGATGCGATCGGTTTCCTCGGCCGCCGCCGTCAGCATGATGATCGGCAGGCGGGCAAGCTGGCTGTTTTTCTCGGCGCGAAGCTGGGCGCAAAGCTGCAGCCCGGTCTCGCTCGGCATCATGACGTCGAGCACGATCAGATCGACCCTGGCATCGCCCAACTGGCGGCGCATGTCTCGGCCGTCCGCGGCCGTTGAGCAGCGCAGGCCGTGCTTTTCCAGGAAGCGCTGCAGCAGGTCACGGATCTCGCGATCATCGTCGACAATCAGGATATGCGGTGTCTTTTCGCTCATGAACCCAGTGATATCCGGCAGGGCGGACCCGCCGCCAGCCAATTTGGTAACGTTCTGTAACAACGCGGGCCCCGGTCGCAATCCGTTGCCAAATAGCATGTGGCCGGACATGGCGCTGTGACAGGCCTGGAACAATATCCCTTCCCAGGACGGCGCCTCACGACCACGGAAGCCCGGGGCGCCGGCAAAATGGAGAGATAGATGACCGCACCCGTTTCTGCAAACACAGTTCCAACCCCCGAGGCCCGGCGCAGTCGCCTGTTCGTGACCGTGGGGCGCGCCGCCTTGTTCATGGGGGCGCTCGCCTTCGTGCCGCCGGCGCTCAGCCTCGCCCATGTCGCCGAGGCACAGGCTGATCAGACGGCCGTTGAGCAGGCCAGGCCCGCAAGCTTCGCCGATCTGGCCGCCAAGGTGTCGCCGGCGGTGGTCAACATCTCGTCCGCGCGCAAGGTCGCCGACCAGGACAGGCCGCAATTGCCGCAATTTCCCAAGGGCTCGCCTTTCGAGGAATTCTTCAAGCAGTTCGAGCAACAACAGGGCGGCGGCCATCAGCCGATGCGGAAAGCCATGTCGCTGGGTTCCGGCTTCGTCATCGACCCCAGCGGCTATGTCGTCACCAACAATCATGTGGTCGAGGAGTCGACCGACATCACCGTGACCTTGGCCGACGGTACCGAATATCCGGCCAAGCTCATCGGTACCGATCCCAAGACCGATCTTGCCTTGCTCAAGGTCGAACCGAAGACGCCGCTGCCCTTCGTCCCCTGGGGCGATTCCGACAAGGCGCGCGTCGGCGACTGGGTGATGGCGGTCGGCAATCCGTTCGGCCTCGGCGGCTCGGTCACCACCGGCATCGTATCGGCCAGAAGCCGCGACATCCATGAAGGCCCGTTCGACGATTTCCTGCAGATCGACGCCGCCATCAACCAGGGCAATTCCGGCGGCCCGACCTTCGACATGAACGGCCATGTGGTCGGCATCAACACGGCGATCTTCTCGCCCTCCGGTGGTTCGGTCGGCATCGGTTTCGCCATTCCCAGCAATCTGGCGAAGACCGTGGTCGCTGAATTGCGCGAGAAGGGCTCGATCGAACGCGGCTGGCTCGGCGTCGAGATCCAGCAGGTGACGCCGGATCTGGCCAAGGGTGTCGGCCTTGATGAACCCAAGGGCGCCATCATCGCCAACATCGATCCGGACTCGCCCGCGGGCAAGGCCGACCTCAAACCCGGCGACGTGGTGCTTGCCTTCAACGGCACCAAGGTCTTGGAGATGCGCGACCTGCCGCGTCTGGTGGCCAGCGCCGATCCCGACTCGACGGCCACCCTCGACATCCTGCGCGATGGCCGCGAGAAGGAAATCAGCGTCAAGATCGGCAAACTTAAGAACGAGGCCGTCGCCAGCAACGACGCCCAGTCAGGCGACGGGTCGGAAAGCGCCATCCTCGGCGCCCGCCTCGCGGCCCTCACCCCGGAATCGCGCCAGACCCTTGGCCTTGATGCCGATGCGAAAGGCGTCGTCATCGTCGACCTAGCGGATGACTCACCGCTGGTCGATCAGGGCCTGAAGGTGGGCGACGTGATCGAGCGCGTCGGCAATGCCGAGGTGAGCGACCCCGCCGAAATCACGCGCCTTGCCGAAGCGGCGCAGAAAAGCGACCGGCCGATCCTCGTCATGCTGGTCAACCGCGACGGCCGCGACCAGTTCATCGCCGTCAATCTTAAGCAAGCTTGATGCGCTAAAGACCAGACAAGGCCGGGCGTCGTCACCGCCCCTGTCCCCGCGGGAGCAACCTCCCGCAGCGGCGCCCGGTCAGGCCGAATTCGAACCCCATCCCCCTCGGATTCGGCCACCCCCTTTCCTCCCTGTCGCCAACTCTCCCGGGCTGCTACATGCTGTAGCAGCCTGTTTTCCTGGGTCCCGTGCTAGGTTGCAGAGGTTGGAATGTGGCGCGAGAGGGATGCTTGGCCAAGCTCGAGATCTTCTACAACAGCGCCTGCCCGGTCTGCGCCGCCGGCATCAACAGCCAGCGCCAGCGCATGGCCCAGGACATGACGGCCTGGAAGGACATCGCAACAGACGAAAATCTGGTGTGCGAGATCGGCGCCGCCCTCGACACGGTGCGCCACAGCCTCCATGTGCGCGATGAGACCGGTACGATTTTCGTCGGCGCCGATGCGATTGCCCGGCTGATGCTGGAGACCCCGGGCCAGCGATGGCTCGGCCGCCTGATGATGTGGCCACCCTTCCGGCCGGTATCGCGCTTTCTCTACGACCGCTTTGCCGATCAACTGTTCGCCTGGAACAAGCGGCACGGGCGTTGGTGAGCGCCAATAAAAAAACGCGGGAGTGTTGCTCCCGCGCTTTTCAAGAACCGATGAACCGAACGCTCAGGCGCCCACTTCCTTCAGATAGTCTTCGCGCATCTGCCGTGTGATCGGGCCGACCTTGAACTTGTATTCGCTGATCTCGCCCACCGGCGTCACCTCGGCGGCGGAGCCGACCAGGAAGACTTCATCGGTCTTGGCCAGTTCCTCGGGCTGGATCGCGCGCTCGACCACTTTGAGCTGGCGGCGCTGGGCAAGCTCGATCACGGTCTGGCGAGTGAGGCCGTTGAGGAAGCAATCGGGCTTGGGCGTATGCAGCTCACCATTCTGCACCAGGAACACATTGGCGCCGGTGGCTTCGGCGAGCAGGCCGCGATAATCCAGCATCATCGCGTCCTGATAGCCGTCACGCTCGGCCTCATGCTTCGAGATCGTGCAGATCTGATAAAGGCCGGAGGCCTTGGCGGCGACGGGGGCCGTGTCCGGCGCCGGGCGCTTGTACTTCGCCCATTTGAGGCGGATGCCGTTGGCCAGCAGCTCCGGCGAGAAGTAGGACGGCCATTCCCAGGCGGCGATGGCGAGGTGGATGGTATTCTTCTGGGCTGAGACGCCCATCATCTCGCTGCCGCGCCAGGCAATCGCGCGGACATAGCAGTTCTGGTAGCCGGTGCGCTTCACCAGTTCGGTCTTGGCGGCCTCGATCGCGTCGACCGAGAAGGGGATGGTATAACCGACGATCTCGGCCGATTTATGGAGGCGCTCGGTATGGGCGCGCGATTTGAAGACCTTGCCGTTATAGGACCGTTCGCCTTCGAACACGGCTGATGCATAATGGAGGGCGTGGGTCAGGACATGCAGCTTCGCTTCCCGCCAGGGAATGAACTTGCCGTCCATCCAGATTTCGCCGTCACGGTCATCAAAAGGCACTAAACTCATGAATTCCTCCATTTGGCTTCCTGTCGGGTTATAAAGGAACCCGGAATGAGCTGGTTTTAAAATATTCGGTTAGATAAGTCAACATGGCTGACATAAAAAATGCCTGATTTGAAATCCACGCCTAACCCTTTGTTCCTGCGGGACGATGAGCTTCGCCAGGGAATCGAGCTGCTGTTTTTCGGCTACCGCGATTTTACCGCCCGGGCCG
This Rhodospirillaceae bacterium DNA region includes the following protein-coding sequences:
- the queF gene encoding NADPH-dependent 7-cyano-7-deazaguanine reductase QueF, which produces MARKPAYSDLTQLGAKVETAASPEAAILERVPNPHPGTLYVARYTAPEFTCLCPVTGQPDFAHLVIDYVPDKWLVESKSLKLYLTSFRNHGGFHEGTTIDIAKRFIAVAKPKWLRIGGYWYPRGGIPIDVFFEHGKRPKDLFLPDQAVAPYRGRG
- the queG gene encoding tRNA epoxyqueuosine(34) reductase QueG gives rise to the protein MSPTAEVIKSAIRQKALAVGFDAIGFAPAALSAETRAHLADFLRQGRHGDMGWMVEKADRRGDPQTLWPDARSVIVLGQNYGPDLDPLAILDQPDRGGISVYARHRDYHDVVKKRLKELGRWIADTYKIEIKVFVDTAPVMEKPLAAQAGIGWQGKHTNLVSRELGSWLFLGEIFLAFDLPPDAPEEDHCGQCRRCLDVCPTNAFPAPYQLDARRCISYLTIEHAGPIPRDLRPLMGNRIYGCDDCLSVCPWNKFAQATPHAPLVARDDLTAPCLADLARLDDAAFRALFSGSPVKRIGRDRFVRNVLIAIGNSGRRELLPVVGGLLSDPAPLVRGAAVWALSRLDADLWKARGAGARRDEEDSGVRAEWAPPEPV
- a CDS encoding GAF domain-containing sensor histidine kinase, producing the protein MASSTELIELMAQRRQEDALKDAEQQILRAIVESRPLGDILELACRTLESVLSGALCSVLLLSPDGKHLLHGAAPSLPKAYSAAIDGAPIGPAVGSCGTAAYRNEMVIVEDIETDPLWADYKALAAAHGLRACWSIPLKSKGGTVLGTFATYHRTPYRPNQRELDVAWRLAASAAVAIQRKQLDEALIAEKEKAEAASRAKSEFLANMSHELRTPLNAILGFSEAIERQLVGPEKTLEYAHDIHRSGRQLLDLINDLLDVGRIESGTAKLNRQRFNLGENLAEQVDLVRHAFPEAPPISIKLPGNCADLLVDIRSFRQVILNIVGNAAKFTPQSGTITISVDCVPPGLRLRVIDTGPGIPPEILTDLGQPFRSGEAAYSRKYGGTGLGLYISRQLVKGHNGALEVTSELGLGTTITIDLPEDCVLRPGQHGPG
- a CDS encoding HAMP domain-containing protein, whose amino-acid sequence is MKRRFFPDSILAWLLLILVTGVLASQAVTVLLHNLNRNEVLLHLEDQRAAERIAALAVFLDHTAPVLRRGVADAMSGPSLNAGVSDRPLVADAATARELAPLAAALAERLQGAAWREIRVGSAEPSGKERAADLVPVRVAIGLVDGTWLNFEFRMVASLPWASPQLLGLTLGSVVAVLGLCLYALLRLMRPLERLTRAAEALGRSGTAQPLPETGVGEVRRAASAFNRMQARIGRLIEDRLQMIAAISHDLKTPITRLRLRAELMEDVETRQKLIKDLDEMEAMIGSTLAFAREEGNPEPRQQIDLRALVKEAGEHQPAMRLGIAGQGPWEIAVQPLALKRAIANLIDNAVNYGGEAVVTLSRGQDERGAPRFEIRIDDRGPGIPQDEMERVFRPFYRLEPSRNRMSGGSGLGLAIARNAILAQGGDVELYNRTNSDGKVVGLTARVLLPI
- a CDS encoding response regulator, encoding MSEKTPHILIVDDDREIRDLLQRFLEKHGLRCSTAADGRDMRRQLGDARVDLIVLDVMMPSETGLQLCAQLRAEKNSQLARLPIIMLTAAAEETDRIIGLEMGADDYLAKPFSPRELLARIRAVLRRGGLEAGAAEAASQVLAFDAYRIDLSSRRVQGPLGEVELSTGEFDLLVALAERPQRVLSRDQLLDLTKGRMAQPFDRSIDVQIGRLRSKIEPDPAQPKFITTVRGGGYMFAAKVTRETESA
- a CDS encoding DegQ family serine endoprotease → MTAPVSANTVPTPEARRSRLFVTVGRAALFMGALAFVPPALSLAHVAEAQADQTAVEQARPASFADLAAKVSPAVVNISSARKVADQDRPQLPQFPKGSPFEEFFKQFEQQQGGGHQPMRKAMSLGSGFVIDPSGYVVTNNHVVEESTDITVTLADGTEYPAKLIGTDPKTDLALLKVEPKTPLPFVPWGDSDKARVGDWVMAVGNPFGLGGSVTTGIVSARSRDIHEGPFDDFLQIDAAINQGNSGGPTFDMNGHVVGINTAIFSPSGGSVGIGFAIPSNLAKTVVAELREKGSIERGWLGVEIQQVTPDLAKGVGLDEPKGAIIANIDPDSPAGKADLKPGDVVLAFNGTKVLEMRDLPRLVASADPDSTATLDILRDGREKEISVKIGKLKNEAVASNDAQSGDGSESAILGARLAALTPESRQTLGLDADAKGVVIVDLADDSPLVDQGLKVGDVIERVGNAEVSDPAEITRLAEAAQKSDRPILVMLVNRDGRDQFIAVNLKQA
- a CDS encoding DUF393 domain-containing protein → MAKLEIFYNSACPVCAAGINSQRQRMAQDMTAWKDIATDENLVCEIGAALDTVRHSLHVRDETGTIFVGADAIARLMLETPGQRWLGRLMMWPPFRPVSRFLYDRFADQLFAWNKRHGRW
- a CDS encoding branched-chain amino acid aminotransferase, which gives rise to MSLVPFDDRDGEIWMDGKFIPWREAKLHVLTHALHYASAVFEGERSYNGKVFKSRAHTERLHKSAEIVGYTIPFSVDAIEAAKTELVKRTGYQNCYVRAIAWRGSEMMGVSAQKNTIHLAIAAWEWPSYFSPELLANGIRLKWAKYKRPAPDTAPVAAKASGLYQICTISKHEAERDGYQDAMMLDYRGLLAEATGANVFLVQNGELHTPKPDCFLNGLTRQTVIELAQRRQLKVVERAIQPEELAKTDEVFLVGSAAEVTPVGEISEYKFKVGPITRQMREDYLKEVGA